The sequence below is a genomic window from Brockia lithotrophica.
GTTCAAAGGAGGGTCCCCCGTGAACGAACTCCCCACCCTGGACACCCTACCCGTAGGCGGTCGAGGCAAAGTTGCGCGCATCACCGCCCCGGGACCCATCCGCCAACGGCTCCTCACTATGGGGATTACCCCGGGCACTACCCTCACCGTGCGCGGCGTTGCCCCCCTCGGCGACCCCATTGACGTCGAAGTGCGCGGATACGACCTGAGCCTTCGCCGCGAAGAAGCAAAGTACGTCTACGTCGAGGTGATCTGACATGAGCGCACGCAACGCGGTCCCCCTGGCCCTTCTCCGCCCCAACGAACAGGGGGTCATTGCCGACATCGTAGGAGGTACGGATGCGCACGTTCGCCTGCTAGAACTTGGGTTTACGCGGGGGCGGGAAGTCCGCGTCCTCAAGAACGATTTCGGGCCGCTCATCGTCGCCCTAAACGAACAACGGATCGCCCTCGGCCACGGGATGGCGCAAAAGGTCCTCGTTCGACTCTCCTGCCCGTCGTAGCGCCAACGGGTTTGACGCGACCGAAGATCTCCGCACATCCGCACAAAAGAAGGCGCGCCTTTGCCCATGCGGTGCGCACCAATCTGGGTGTACGTAAAGGAGAGGTAGGAATGGAGCCGGCCCGCACGACGCAGACGCTCACGATCGCCGTTGCCGGAAACCCGAACTCAGGGAAGACGACGCTCTTCAACGCCCTCACGGGACTCCGGCACCACGTGGGGAACTGGCCGGGGGTCACCGTGGAAAAAAAGGAGGGGCGCTACCGCGACCCCAAAAGCGGTCGCGAGGTACTCCTCGTCGACCTTCCCGGGATCTACGGGTTGGGGGCTTATGCGGAGGACGAACGCGTGGCCCGCGACTACATCGTAGGCGAACGTCCGGACGCCCTGATCAACGTCGTGGACGCCACAAACCTCGAGCGCAACCTCTTCCTCACCGTGCAGCTCCTCGAACTCACCCCCCGCGTCGTCCTCGCCCTGAACATGTGGGACGAAGTCGAGGCCCGGGGGATGAAAATCCGAACGGACCTCCTCAGCGAACGCCTGGGCGTTCTCGCCGTCCCCACCGTAGCGACGAAAAAGCAGGGGCTCGACACGCTTATGGAGGTGGCCCTCGACGTCGCCGCCCGCTCCGTGCGCGAACCCCTGCGCATCGACTACGGACCAGAGGTGGAGGAAGCCCTCGAGCGCCTCGTTCCCCTCCTCGAACGCGCGTCTGAACTGGCGGCAAAGTACCCTCTGCGGTGGCTCGCCGTAAAGTACCTCGAGGGGGACGAATACCTCGCCCGCGAAGTCGAGGACAAACTCCCCCGAGAAGCCCTTGCGGAGGTTCGGGCGATCCGCGCCCACCTGCGCGAGCGCTTGGGAGAAGACCCGGAAGTCGTCATCGCCGACCGGCGCTACGCGTTCATCGAACGCATCCTCTGCGACGTCGTCGAACGCCCGCAAGAGGCGGAAACGCTCACCTTTTCCGACCGCCTCGACCGCATCCTCACCCATCGGATCTGGGGGATCCCCATCTTCCTCTTCCTCATGTTCCTCGTCTTCGAGTTCACCTTCGCCTTGGGGAAGCCGCTGAGCGACCTCTTGGAAGAGGCGTTTTCGTGGTTCGGAGACGTGACCGGGGAGTACCTCACCGATCTGGGCGTTCACGACACGGTCGTCTCCCTCGTGACCAACGGGATCATCAACGGGGTCGGCGCCGTGGTCGTCTTCTTTCCGCCGATCTTCTTCATGTTCCTCGCGATCGCCCTCCTCGAAGACTCCGGCTACATGGCCCGCGCGGCATACGTCATGGACCGCTTCATGCGTGCCATAGGCCTCCACGGAAAGTCCTTCATCCCCATGCTCTTGGGATTCGGTTGCAACGTGCCCGCGATCCTCGCGACGCGCACGCTTGAAAGTCGGGCAGACCGCCTCACGACAATCCTCGTAAACCCCTTTATGTCCTGTACGGCGCGCCTTGCCGTTTTCGTGCTCCTCGCAGGAGCATTCTTCCCGGAACACGCGGGACTCGTCGTCTTTTCCCTCTACCTCCTGGGAATCGTCGTCGCCATCGCCGTCGCAAAATTCCTCCGTACCTTCATCTTTAAAGGCGAATCGGCGCCGTTCATCCTCGAGCTTCCGCCCTACCGCTTTCCCGACGTTCGCTCCCTCCTTT
It includes:
- a CDS encoding FeoA family protein, producing the protein MNELPTLDTLPVGGRGKVARITAPGPIRQRLLTMGITPGTTLTVRGVAPLGDPIDVEVRGYDLSLRREEAKYVYVEVI
- a CDS encoding FeoA family protein; translation: MSARNAVPLALLRPNEQGVIADIVGGTDAHVRLLELGFTRGREVRVLKNDFGPLIVALNEQRIALGHGMAQKVLVRLSCPS
- the feoB gene encoding ferrous iron transport protein B, with the translated sequence MEPARTTQTLTIAVAGNPNSGKTTLFNALTGLRHHVGNWPGVTVEKKEGRYRDPKSGREVLLVDLPGIYGLGAYAEDERVARDYIVGERPDALINVVDATNLERNLFLTVQLLELTPRVVLALNMWDEVEARGMKIRTDLLSERLGVLAVPTVATKKQGLDTLMEVALDVAARSVREPLRIDYGPEVEEALERLVPLLERASELAAKYPLRWLAVKYLEGDEYLAREVEDKLPREALAEVRAIRAHLRERLGEDPEVVIADRRYAFIERILCDVVERPQEAETLTFSDRLDRILTHRIWGIPIFLFLMFLVFEFTFALGKPLSDLLEEAFSWFGDVTGEYLTDLGVHDTVVSLVTNGIINGVGAVVVFFPPIFFMFLAIALLEDSGYMARAAYVMDRFMRAIGLHGKSFIPMLLGFGCNVPAILATRTLESRADRLTTILVNPFMSCTARLAVFVLLAGAFFPEHAGLVVFSLYLLGIVVAIAVAKFLRTFIFKGESAPFILELPPYRFPDVRSLLLHTWDRAKEFLRKAGTIIVAIVILIWALGNLPPGVEENSEESYIGQIGQAIAPVFAPAGFGTWEAGVALLAGVLAKESVNSAFSAVYGVDPAELGPALAEHFTPLAAYAFMVMTLLYIPCAATIAVIRQETQSWKWPLIALVYTTLIGYTLAVLVYQVGRLLGLA